GATTGGCGCCCATGCCGCAACTCGTCCGCTTCCTCATCCGGCACGCCCTCATCGGGTTTGCCGTGGCCATCGGCTTCGTCGCGCTCTTCCTCGCGCTCGACCTGCATGGCCTGCGCACCCTCATCGTGCAGTCGCCGGAAGGCCTTCTTGCCGCGGCGGTGCTCTTTTTTGCCATGTGCCTCACCTTCGGCAGCGTGCAGATGGGCGTCGCCGTCATGCTGCTGCCTCGCGAGGAGGACGACGAGGAGCCGCGCGGTGGCAAGGGCGCGAGATTCCGCCTCCGTCTGCGGCCGGCCCAAGTGCGCGTCCGGCGATGAGGCCGGCGCCATGCGGGCGCAACGGCCGTTAGCGAGATAGGGCCTGTTTTCAAGCGTTTGGGCAGCAGCGCTGCCCTATGTTCCTCTTCACGCATCTGTTACACCCATACCGTGTCCTTGACGCGGGGGTGTTCATGGTGAAGTTCAGAACTTGGCTCGTGGCTGGCCTTCTGGTCGCGGCGGCGAGCGGCGCGCAGGCTCAGACGATGAGCTACCAGCAGGCGGGCGCCCTGCTTGCGAAGAGCTGCGGCCCCGACATCATGAAATATTGCGCCGATGTGAACCTCGGCGGCGGCAAGCTGCTCGGCTGCCTCGATGCCAATGCCTCCAAGGTCGCGCCCAAGTGCAAGAGCGACTTTGCGGCGGCAAAGGCGTCCATCGGCAAGCGCATCGCGGCCCAGCAGGCCATCTTCAAGGTCTGCAATGCCGATGCCGCGCGCCTGTGCCAGGGCGTGGTGCCGGGTGACGGCAATCTCATCAATTGCTTGGTCGATGCCAGCAAAGCGGTGAGCAAGGCCTGCAACCAGACCATCACCGACGCCGGCTGGCGCTGAGCGCAACCGCAGAAAGAAGGACGACGCCCATGAAGTCGTTGATGCTCCGCGGCGCGCTCACGGCCGCCCTGCTCGTGTCCGCCGCCGCGCCTCTGGCCGCGCAGACGGACCTCTCCAACGCCCAGATCGTTCAGGGCCTGAACAATCTCACGCAGGACGCGCCGGTCGTCACCGCCGCCAGCCTGCGCCAGGCGGCGCTCGATCACGCCACCATGTATTCCGGTCCGCCCTCGCAGCGCCCGCCGCTGGCGATCCAGCTCGACAAGCTGGCGCAGATCAACGTGCAGATCCAGTTCAAGCTCAACTCGGCGATCATCCTGCCGGACAGCTACGCCACCATCGGCGCCATCGCCGACGCGCTGCACAATCCGGTGCTTCAGGGCTACCGTTTCATCGTGACGGGCAATACCGACACGACCGGCACGCGCGAGCACAACCTCAAGCTCAGCCAGGAGCGCGCCGATGCGGTGGTGGAGGCGCTGACCACCACCTTCAACGTGAATCCGGCGCGTCTTGAGGCCGTCGGCCTCGGCGAAGAGGCGTTGCAGGATACGAAGAATCCGGAATCGCCGGTGAACCGCCGGGTGCAGATCTTCAACGTCGGGCCCCTGCCGCCCCGGCCGCGCTGAA
The Azorhizobium caulinodans ORS 571 genome window above contains:
- a CDS encoding OmpA family protein, producing the protein MKSLMLRGALTAALLVSAAAPLAAQTDLSNAQIVQGLNNLTQDAPVVTAASLRQAALDHATMYSGPPSQRPPLAIQLDKLAQINVQIQFKLNSAIILPDSYATIGAIADALHNPVLQGYRFIVTGNTDTTGTREHNLKLSQERADAVVEALTTTFNVNPARLEAVGLGEEALQDTKNPESPVNRRVQIFNVGPLPPRPR